In one Culex quinquefasciatus strain JHB chromosome 2, VPISU_Cqui_1.0_pri_paternal, whole genome shotgun sequence genomic region, the following are encoded:
- the LOC6052144 gene encoding serine protease snake isoform X1, which yields MQFSSGIVLALCILFVEGQNIAKEKCSKYLDLTKQKASILFLSAIPKVEKVESSLCSKTVDLIVGGKDANPGEFPHQAVLGWARRDDKEQYDFSCGGSLISDRFVLTAAHCLKRGLPEIVRLGVNDISDEYENFVEIDVEQAIRHPSHNYKRSYHDIALVKMAKPVIFSKTIRPACLWTESQKKVSSVIATGFGLTTNNGVPSKILQKVSLDILTKAHCAQYNDRSKFNRNIANEQLCIGSVAGRKDTCSGDSGSPVQVLLDEKECVYHVLGVTSVGKACGIGMSSAIYTYVAPYIRWIEQTVWGQ from the exons ATGCAATTTTCTAGCGGCATAGTGCTAGCGTTGTGTATTTTGTTTGTCGAag GGCAAAACATCGCAAAGGAAA AATGCTCCAAGTATCTAGACTTGACAAAACAAAAAGCATCGATTTTGTTTCTTTCGGCAATcccaaaagttgaaaaagtggaGAGCTCATTATGCTCAAAAACCGTCGATTTGATCGTAGGTGGCAAGGATGCGAATCCTGGCGAGTTTCCCCATCAGGCCGTTCTAGGTTGGGCTCGGAGAGATGACAAAGAGCAATACGATTTTTCCTGTGGAGGATCACTTATTAGCGATCGGTTCGTGCTGACCGCTGCACATTGTCTTAAGAGAGGACTTCCTGAAATCGTGCGTCTTGGGGTGAACGATATATCCGACgagtatgaaaattttgttgaaattgatGTTGAGCAAGCTATCAGACATCCAAGTCATAATTACAAAAGGAGCTACCATGATATTGCGTTGGTCAAGATGGCAAAAccggtcattttttcaaaaaccatcagACCGGCTTGTTTGTGGACTGAATCTCAGAAAAAGGTGTCTTCTGTCATTGCTACAGGATTCGGACTGACTACAAATA ATGGTGTTCCCTCAAAAATCTTGCAAAAAGTTTCGCTGGACATCCTCACCAAAGCTCATTGTGCCCAATACAACGACAGAAGTAAATTCAACCGAAACATCGCTAACGAGCAGTTGTGTATTGGCAGCGTGGCTGGACGCAAAGATACCTGCTCAGGAGATTCCGGAAGTCCGGTGCAGGTGCTGCTAGATGAAAAGGAATGCGTTTACCACGTGTTGGGCGTGACCTCGGTGGGAAAGGCGTGTGGTATTGGAATGTCTAGCGCGATTTACACCTACGTGGCACCGTACATCAGATGGATCGAGCAGACTGTTTGGGGACAGTGA
- the LOC6052144 gene encoding serine protease snake isoform X2 has product MQFSSGIVLALCILFVEECSKYLDLTKQKASILFLSAIPKVEKVESSLCSKTVDLIVGGKDANPGEFPHQAVLGWARRDDKEQYDFSCGGSLISDRFVLTAAHCLKRGLPEIVRLGVNDISDEYENFVEIDVEQAIRHPSHNYKRSYHDIALVKMAKPVIFSKTIRPACLWTESQKKVSSVIATGFGLTTNNGVPSKILQKVSLDILTKAHCAQYNDRSKFNRNIANEQLCIGSVAGRKDTCSGDSGSPVQVLLDEKECVYHVLGVTSVGKACGIGMSSAIYTYVAPYIRWIEQTVWGQ; this is encoded by the exons ATGCAATTTTCTAGCGGCATAGTGCTAGCGTTGTGTATTTTGTTTGTCGAag AATGCTCCAAGTATCTAGACTTGACAAAACAAAAAGCATCGATTTTGTTTCTTTCGGCAATcccaaaagttgaaaaagtggaGAGCTCATTATGCTCAAAAACCGTCGATTTGATCGTAGGTGGCAAGGATGCGAATCCTGGCGAGTTTCCCCATCAGGCCGTTCTAGGTTGGGCTCGGAGAGATGACAAAGAGCAATACGATTTTTCCTGTGGAGGATCACTTATTAGCGATCGGTTCGTGCTGACCGCTGCACATTGTCTTAAGAGAGGACTTCCTGAAATCGTGCGTCTTGGGGTGAACGATATATCCGACgagtatgaaaattttgttgaaattgatGTTGAGCAAGCTATCAGACATCCAAGTCATAATTACAAAAGGAGCTACCATGATATTGCGTTGGTCAAGATGGCAAAAccggtcattttttcaaaaaccatcagACCGGCTTGTTTGTGGACTGAATCTCAGAAAAAGGTGTCTTCTGTCATTGCTACAGGATTCGGACTGACTACAAATA ATGGTGTTCCCTCAAAAATCTTGCAAAAAGTTTCGCTGGACATCCTCACCAAAGCTCATTGTGCCCAATACAACGACAGAAGTAAATTCAACCGAAACATCGCTAACGAGCAGTTGTGTATTGGCAGCGTGGCTGGACGCAAAGATACCTGCTCAGGAGATTCCGGAAGTCCGGTGCAGGTGCTGCTAGATGAAAAGGAATGCGTTTACCACGTGTTGGGCGTGACCTCGGTGGGAAAGGCGTGTGGTATTGGAATGTCTAGCGCGATTTACACCTACGTGGCACCGTACATCAGATGGATCGAGCAGACTGTTTGGGGACAGTGA
- the LOC6052145 gene encoding serine protease snake gives MSDSIRSLLHLSVLSWCIYVSLAAGIAEKKCTEYRQLRLVAKPLVRYTTCSNGTPQEARSAQSGEFPHYALLGWFRANSTDRLNFRCGGALISERFVLTAAHCLKRGRPDVVRLGSISSDADFNNQTDFPVESVQRHEKHRMDKSYHDIALIKLERDVAFSYTIRPACVWTELKLNDSTVISSGFGTTDPEANGPSKTMQKTSLDLLDKQSCQAQFSGDRKLFRGIASDQLCVGSVAHRGDACRGDSGGPLVVRTDRSGCLAHVVALSSSGTACGVGNSAAVSTRVAAYRDWIEKIVWPITEGAEN, from the exons ATGAGCGATTCAATTCGTTCTTTGTTACATTTGTCGGTGCTTAGTTGGTGCATTTACGTTTCACTAGCGGCTGGTATTGctgaaaaaa AATGCACCGAATACCGTCAGCTACGGTTAGTGGCAAAGCCTTTGGTAAGATACACCACCTGTTCGAATGGCACACCCCAGGAAGCTAGATCGGCGCAATCCGGAGAGTTTCCACACTACGCACTGCTCGGATGGTTCCGGGCGAACAGTACGGACCGATTGAACTTCCGCTGTGGAGGAGCACTGATCAGTGAACGATTCGTGCTGACGGCAGCGCACTGTCTCAAGAGGGGACGTCCGGATGTGGTCAGACTGGGTAGTATAAGCAGTGATGCAGATTTCAACAATCAGACGGACTTTCCGGTGGAGTCAGTTCAGAGGCATGAAAAGCACAGAATGGACAAATCCTATCACGACATCGCATTGATCAAGTTGGAGAGAGATGTAGCGTTCAGCTATACGATTCGACCTGCATGTGTGTGGACGGAACTGAAATTGAATGACTCCACGGTGATTTCCTCGGGTTTTGGAACAACCGACCCGGAAG CAAATGGACCTTCAAAAACGATGCAAAAAACCAGCCTCGACCTGCTGGACAAACAGTCCTGCCAGGCCCAGTTCAGCGGCGATCGAAAGCTGTTCCGAGGCATCGCGAGTGATCAGCTGTGCGTGGGAAGTGTCGCCCATCGTGGCGATGCTTGCCGAGGAGATTCCGGAGGCCCGCTGGTTGTGCGAACCGATCGCAGCGGCTGTTTGGCCCACGTGGTGGCACTTTCCTCGAGTGGAACGGCCTGCGGTGTAGGCAACTCGGCGGCGGTGAGCACACGGGTCGCGGCGTACCGCGACTGGATCGAAAAGATTGTGTGGCCGATCACGGAAGGGGCAGAGAACTGA